A stretch of the Conger conger chromosome 3, fConCon1.1, whole genome shotgun sequence genome encodes the following:
- the LOC133124589 gene encoding uncharacterized protein LOC133124589 isoform X2: MVRFDIEERGSVHFLSHQRAAECGYTMVFNSRGDLVLRASFLACYVDNKKDAEFRLHLWFVNKEANGKDVAYPVLLSCHLQQPWSPRQIVCEENYMEVSVKKEISTASRQDLKWLDSPILAPEEERKGLEKWQVAFHKPEYPGGESMPLRDAEIMGYYINTTDTRIILRCPYSSVMSYMLQERGVPLEVVHASIFYHHMWRVFKVDVSVACTMNKATTDGEHIVGTFPQVLSPLVEGRFMDRGMWFGMDTHLLSECSMKELGYKTGLQNGVVEIRIPLGAKGVYIKSHVVDEKYAQSSSVDLFYVHKWKDGQWALTQYLSFRPLKTLYVPKIPILIKNTMPSEKMFSVTLGPFPHDVSLRNVTIGGEPLSLVETVELGFKISFVPFNNGAHAYQLKVPFSHPLVSQKSIDGGYRRYTLKVTFALDISPHGDVFYHHSTVVSDLPDIVLPRLEGKCTPEGILVLLHYGNQDFQWEMYLGNRRLDWELVELGGYILKTEEDYFSVELPLYSLGMTYEDLSLQGLVARVEVTLVNVQTMGAEHTFVHHCSFPVRELLVCLPEGKIVVLADTSRTIPPIEPNHTTLLDQNCRPTDSDSTRALFSFSVDSCGTIHTLMGNHLVYENEVRYMEKHLSIPDPLIEEKPRYRLTIQCRYPVNDTSTITISQPFYSAFTPPTHEIKEDFRGQRKPEDT, translated from the exons ATGGTTCGCTTTGACATTGAag AAAGAGGAAGTGTCCACTTTTTGTCCCACCAGCGGGCGGCAGAGTGTGGCTACACCATGGTATTCAACTCTCGTGGTGATCTTGTCCTTCGTGCCTCCTTCCTGGCCTGCTATGTGGATAACAAG AAAGATGCAGAATTTCGGCTGCACCTGTGGTTTGTGAACAAGGAAGCTAATGGGAAGGACGTGGCCTACCCTGTGCTGCTATCCTGCCATCTCCAGCAGCCCTGGAGCCCTCGCCAGATTGTGTGCGAGGAGAATTACATGGAG GTGTCTGTGAAAAAGGAAATTTCAACTGCCAGTCGCCAGGATTTAAAGTGGTTGGATTCACCTATTTTG GCacctgaggaggagaggaaggggctGGAGAAATGGCAAGTGGCATTCCACAAGCCGGAATACCCTGGAGGGGAGTCGATGCCTTTACGAGACGCAGAAATAATGGGTTACTACATCAACACCACAGACACCCGCATAATTCTGCGTTGTCCCTACTCTTCAGTGATGTCATACATGCTGCAG GAGAGAGGGGTCCCATTAGAGGTGGTCCATGCCTCTATCTTCTATCACCACATGTGGAGAGTTTTCAAGGTTGATGTCTCTGTGGCCTGCACTATGA ACAAGGCCACTACAGATGGGGAACACATTGTTGGGACCTTCCCTCAGGTCCTGTCCCCACTGGTGGAGGGGAGGTTCATGGACAGGGGCATGTGGTTTGGAATGGACACACATCTCTTAAGTGAGTGTTCCATGAAGGAATTGGGCTACAAGACTGGGTTACAGAATGGAGTTGTGGAGATCAGGATTCCTCTTGGAGCAAAGGGAGTATACATTAAG AGTCATGTGGTTGATGAGAAGTATGCCCAGTCTTCATCAGTAGATTTATTCTATGTACACAAGTGGAAGGATGGGCAGTGGGCCTTGACCCAGTATCTCTCCTTCAGACCGCTAAAAACCCTGTATGTCCCCAAAATACCCATACTCATCAAGA ACACTATGCCATCAGAAAAGATGTTTTCAGTGACCCTTGGACCATTTCCACATGACGTGTCTCTGCGCAATGTCACGATTGGGGGTGAGCCTCTATCCCTTGTGGAAACCGTAGAGCTGGGATTCAAGATCTCCTTCGTCCCGTTCAACAATGGCGCCCATGCCTACCAGCTAAAAGTTCCGTTCTCACACCCTCTCGTCTCTCAGAAG TCTATAGATGGTGGATACAGAAGGTACACCTTAAAAGTTACCTTTGCCTTGGACATCTCCCCCCATGGAGACGTCTTTTACCACCATAGCACTGTGGTGTCTGATTTACCAGATATTG TTCTTCCCAGGTTGGAGGGTAAGTGCACACCTGAGGGTATATTGGTACTGCTACACTATGGAAACCAGGACTTCCAGTGGGAGATGTACTTGGGGAACCGCAGGCTGGACTGGGAGCTGGTGGAGCTTGGTGGGTACATACTGAAGACTGAGGAGGATTACTTCAGTGTTGAGCTACCTCTATACAGCCTGGGCATGACTTATGAG GACCTCAGCTTGCAGGGGCTGGTGGCCAGGGTTGAAGTCACTTTGGTGAATGTGCAGACGATGGGAGCAGAACACACCTTTGTCCACCACTGCAGCTTTCCTGTCAGGGAGCTGCTAG TCTGCCTACCAGAAGGGAAGATTGTGGTACTGGCTGATACTTCCCGTACCATCCCACCAATTGAACCAAACCACACCACCCTACTGGATCAGAATTGTAGACCTACTGACTCAGACAGTACCCGGgcccttttctccttttctgtgGACTCCTGTGGTACCATCCATACT CTGATGGGGAATCACCTTGTGTATGAGAATGAAGTGAGGTATATGGAGAAGCACCTGTCCATACCTGACCCCCTCATTGAAGAAAAGCCCCGCTATAG GCTGACAATCCAGTGCCGCTACCCTGTGAATGACACCAGCACCATCACCATCTCCCAACCTTTCTACAGTGCCTTCACACCCCCGACACATGAAATAAAGGAGGACTTCAGAG gTCAAAGAAAACCAGAGGATACCTAA
- the LOC133124588 gene encoding uncharacterized protein LOC133124588: MGSLLLWGVTSLFVALLASVYADIATQGKSRHGASVAECRDRYFLISTDLNFAGNHFWFEIIDNGVHKLEPKYAAECGYTFSTINAKEFLILRVSYFACHVENKDDAEFNLHYQIVKLDVRGEKTTHPSQISCKLDRDWKPREVVCEENYMEVSIQWNMFRLSESTTQKYWEMGPSGDTRLSGWQILIKRSDAKPIVLSLEEARNQGYTVTYTTRRIVFRSPYNTTLAEIQMVHGIEVEMINATVVFRQNWVLVSIKAIPACAINPGNFNGSHLGWTVPKIMPPLTQSPSKFEEKDLLIGVDGHVVDRATMKTLNYKLDISGPYVTVSVPLWAIGGVNESHVINNQYHSRYTVQLYIQHLWADDMFEETEHRSFRVVRTSYIPRVPFTADLTTIEERIFTVYLGNIPYDVDLTAVNLNGETFTVPEAIQNGYPITNVPHSNGSHAYLIRVPIDDPIVPKMHLGEGVVQFLLEINYTLDIMPQEDPYYHPASVTAKHKDYSPPVFNAVCTEKGIIFNIDQKKLGYMWELSIGHYALTSELATKHGYILFNDSQSMTLEIPLFTTGYLYEDINLSQFVGTFEVVLRDTRTQKIAETIVKRCLFKTHELVVCAPDGVVTVVITTATALPAVDPWQTTLLDKACKPKESDEARALFTFHVNGNYLTYGNEVVFNRAIIPAHQPVITRDSEFRLTVNCIYQINDTVRLHTDRKFLEEPQVSGVGSVTETKRHFDPGQMNVLNKHNGIVRGSTSEDLETLNEMEEYNSAFPYVPVVGVTIAVLGTLLAALIKRKC; the protein is encoded by the exons ATGGGGTCACTTCTCCTCTGGGG agtTACCTCACTGTTCGTGGCCCTGTTGGCCAGTGTGTACGCTGACATAGCGACTCAAGGCAAATCCCGACACG GTGCAAGTGTAGCTGAATGCAGAGACCGCTACTTCTTGATATCGACAGACTTGAACTTCGCAGGAAATCACTTCTGGTTTGAAATTATTG ATAATGGAGTGCATAAGCTGGAGCCCAAATATGCAGCAGAATGTGGCTACACTTTCAGCACCATCAATGCAAAAGAATTCCTGATCCTCAGAGTATCCTACTTTGCCTGTCATGTGGAAAATAAG GATGATGCAGAGTTCAACCTGCACTATCAGATTGTAAAATTGGATGTGAGAGGGGAGAAgaccacacacccctcacagaTCTCCTGCAAACTGGACAGAGATTGGAAGCCCAGGGAGGTGGTCTGTGAAGAGAATTACATGGAG GTGTCTATACAGTGGAACATGTTCAGGCTTTCAGAGTCCACCACACAAAAATACTGGGAAATGGGTCCTTCTGGT GATACAAGGCTCTCAGGATGGCAAATCCTGATTAAGAGGTCTGATGCTAAGCCCATCGTACTCTCTTTAGAAGAGGCCCGCAATCAGGGGTACACCGTGACTTATACTACACGTCGTATTGTCTTCCGTTCCCCCTACAACACAACCTTGGCAGAAATCCAAATG GTGCATGGAATTGAAGTGGAGATGATCAATGCTACAGTTGTTTTCAGACAGAACTGGGTCCTCGTCTCCATCAAGGCAATCCCTGCCTGTGCCATAA ACCCAGGGAATTTCAATGGTTCACATCTGGGGTGGACTGTCCCGAAGATCATGCCACCTCTGACACAATCTCCCTCAAAATTTGAGGAAAAGGACCTCCTGATTGGTGTGGATGGACATGTAGTGGACAGGGCCACTATGAAAACCCTGAACTACAAGCTGGACATATCTGGGCCGTATGTGAcggtctctgtccctctttggGCAATTGGAGGGGTAAATGAG AGCCATGTCATTAATAACCAGTACCACAGTCGGTACACAGTCCAGCTATACATTCAACACCTTTGGGCAGATGACATGTTTGAAGAGACTGAGCATCGCAGTTTTAGGGTTGTGAGGACCTCCTACATTCCAAGGGTACCTTTCACTGCTGACC TAACTACAATTGAGGAGCGCATCTTCACTGTGTATCTGGGAAACATCCCTTATGATGTGGACCTGACTGCAGTGAACCTCAATGGAGAGACCTTTACTGTGCCTGAAGCAATTCAAAATGGCTATCCCATCACAAATGTCCCTCATTCTAATGGATCCCATGCCTATCTTATCAGAGTTCCTATTGATGACCCCATTGTGCCTAAGATG CACTTGGGAGAGGGCGTTGTTCAGTTCCTCTTGGAAATAAACTACACTCTGGACATCATGCCCCAAGAAGATCCATACTATCATCCAGCTTCTGTTACGGCTAAGCACAAGGATTACT CCCCTCCTGTCTTCAATGCGGTTTGCACAGAGAAGGGAATTATCTTCAATATTGACCAAAAAAAGCTGGGATATATGTGGGAACTCAGTATTGGACATTATGCCCTTACTTCTGAGTTGGCAACAAAGCATGGCTACATCCTCTTCAATGACAGCCAGAGCATGACCCTGGAGATTCCCCTTTTCACCACTGGCTATCTATATGAG GATATCAACTTGAGCCAATTCGTTGGAACTTTTGAAGTTGTCTTGAGAGACACCAGAACTCAGAAGATTGCAGAAACAATAGTGAAGCGCTGCCTCTTCAAAACACATGAGCTCGTTG TGTGTGCACCTGATGGAGTAGTCACAGTGGTGATCACCACAGCCACAGCATTACCAGCCGTGGACCCATGGCAGACCACTCTTCTGGACAAAGCCTGCAAGCCTAAGGAGTCTGATGAGGCTCGCGCTCTCTTTACCTTTCAC GTTAATGGCAACTATTTGACCTATGGAAATGAAGTGGTCTTTAATAGGGCTATAATTCCAGCCCACCAACCAGTCATCACCAGGGATTCTGAATTCAG ACTTACTGTAAATTGCATTTACCAAATAAATGATACTGTCAGACTACACACTGACAGAAAGTTTCTGGAGGAGCCACAAGTGTCTGGTGTGGGATCCGTTACGGAGACCAAAAGGCACTTTG ATCCTGGACAGATGAATGTGTTAAATAAGCACAATGGCATTGTGAGAG GTAGCACATCTGAAGACTTAGAAACATTGAATGAAATGGAAGAATACA ATTCTGCATTCCCATATGTGCCTGTTGTTGGAGTGACAATCGCTGTGCTTGGGACTTTGCTCGCTGCTTTGATCAAAAGGAAATGTTGA
- the LOC133124589 gene encoding uncharacterized protein LOC133124589 isoform X1 — protein sequence MNCKNRKTQRNINCTSIYDFQVAMPFDIIMFCKNVLVLRPAGLLLFCVLCNSVATTIPVGTFKTECHDHHFWLTVKYNFLGHMVRFDIEERGSVHFLSHQRAAECGYTMVFNSRGDLVLRASFLACYVDNKKDAEFRLHLWFVNKEANGKDVAYPVLLSCHLQQPWSPRQIVCEENYMEVSVKKEISTASRQDLKWLDSPILAPEEERKGLEKWQVAFHKPEYPGGESMPLRDAEIMGYYINTTDTRIILRCPYSSVMSYMLQERGVPLEVVHASIFYHHMWRVFKVDVSVACTMNKATTDGEHIVGTFPQVLSPLVEGRFMDRGMWFGMDTHLLSECSMKELGYKTGLQNGVVEIRIPLGAKGVYIKSHVVDEKYAQSSSVDLFYVHKWKDGQWALTQYLSFRPLKTLYVPKIPILIKNTMPSEKMFSVTLGPFPHDVSLRNVTIGGEPLSLVETVELGFKISFVPFNNGAHAYQLKVPFSHPLVSQKSIDGGYRRYTLKVTFALDISPHGDVFYHHSTVVSDLPDIVLPRLEGKCTPEGILVLLHYGNQDFQWEMYLGNRRLDWELVELGGYILKTEEDYFSVELPLYSLGMTYEDLSLQGLVARVEVTLVNVQTMGAEHTFVHHCSFPVRELLVCLPEGKIVVLADTSRTIPPIEPNHTTLLDQNCRPTDSDSTRALFSFSVDSCGTIHTLMGNHLVYENEVRYMEKHLSIPDPLIEEKPRYRLTIQCRYPVNDTSTITISQPFYSAFTPPTHEIKEDFRGQRKPEDT from the exons ATGAATTGCAAGAATAGAAAGACGCAAAGAAATATAAATTGCACATCAATTTACGACTTCCAAGTCGCCATGCCATTTGACATCATCATGTTTTGTAAAAACGTCCTAGTCCTTCG GCCAGCAGGTTTACTGTTGTTCTGTGTCTTGTGCAACTCTGTGGCCACAACCATACCTGTGG GGACATTCAAAACAGAGTGCCATGATCATCACTTTTGGCTGACTGTCAAATACAACTTTCTTGGACACATGGTTCGCTTTGACATTGAag AAAGAGGAAGTGTCCACTTTTTGTCCCACCAGCGGGCGGCAGAGTGTGGCTACACCATGGTATTCAACTCTCGTGGTGATCTTGTCCTTCGTGCCTCCTTCCTGGCCTGCTATGTGGATAACAAG AAAGATGCAGAATTTCGGCTGCACCTGTGGTTTGTGAACAAGGAAGCTAATGGGAAGGACGTGGCCTACCCTGTGCTGCTATCCTGCCATCTCCAGCAGCCCTGGAGCCCTCGCCAGATTGTGTGCGAGGAGAATTACATGGAG GTGTCTGTGAAAAAGGAAATTTCAACTGCCAGTCGCCAGGATTTAAAGTGGTTGGATTCACCTATTTTG GCacctgaggaggagaggaaggggctGGAGAAATGGCAAGTGGCATTCCACAAGCCGGAATACCCTGGAGGGGAGTCGATGCCTTTACGAGACGCAGAAATAATGGGTTACTACATCAACACCACAGACACCCGCATAATTCTGCGTTGTCCCTACTCTTCAGTGATGTCATACATGCTGCAG GAGAGAGGGGTCCCATTAGAGGTGGTCCATGCCTCTATCTTCTATCACCACATGTGGAGAGTTTTCAAGGTTGATGTCTCTGTGGCCTGCACTATGA ACAAGGCCACTACAGATGGGGAACACATTGTTGGGACCTTCCCTCAGGTCCTGTCCCCACTGGTGGAGGGGAGGTTCATGGACAGGGGCATGTGGTTTGGAATGGACACACATCTCTTAAGTGAGTGTTCCATGAAGGAATTGGGCTACAAGACTGGGTTACAGAATGGAGTTGTGGAGATCAGGATTCCTCTTGGAGCAAAGGGAGTATACATTAAG AGTCATGTGGTTGATGAGAAGTATGCCCAGTCTTCATCAGTAGATTTATTCTATGTACACAAGTGGAAGGATGGGCAGTGGGCCTTGACCCAGTATCTCTCCTTCAGACCGCTAAAAACCCTGTATGTCCCCAAAATACCCATACTCATCAAGA ACACTATGCCATCAGAAAAGATGTTTTCAGTGACCCTTGGACCATTTCCACATGACGTGTCTCTGCGCAATGTCACGATTGGGGGTGAGCCTCTATCCCTTGTGGAAACCGTAGAGCTGGGATTCAAGATCTCCTTCGTCCCGTTCAACAATGGCGCCCATGCCTACCAGCTAAAAGTTCCGTTCTCACACCCTCTCGTCTCTCAGAAG TCTATAGATGGTGGATACAGAAGGTACACCTTAAAAGTTACCTTTGCCTTGGACATCTCCCCCCATGGAGACGTCTTTTACCACCATAGCACTGTGGTGTCTGATTTACCAGATATTG TTCTTCCCAGGTTGGAGGGTAAGTGCACACCTGAGGGTATATTGGTACTGCTACACTATGGAAACCAGGACTTCCAGTGGGAGATGTACTTGGGGAACCGCAGGCTGGACTGGGAGCTGGTGGAGCTTGGTGGGTACATACTGAAGACTGAGGAGGATTACTTCAGTGTTGAGCTACCTCTATACAGCCTGGGCATGACTTATGAG GACCTCAGCTTGCAGGGGCTGGTGGCCAGGGTTGAAGTCACTTTGGTGAATGTGCAGACGATGGGAGCAGAACACACCTTTGTCCACCACTGCAGCTTTCCTGTCAGGGAGCTGCTAG TCTGCCTACCAGAAGGGAAGATTGTGGTACTGGCTGATACTTCCCGTACCATCCCACCAATTGAACCAAACCACACCACCCTACTGGATCAGAATTGTAGACCTACTGACTCAGACAGTACCCGGgcccttttctccttttctgtgGACTCCTGTGGTACCATCCATACT CTGATGGGGAATCACCTTGTGTATGAGAATGAAGTGAGGTATATGGAGAAGCACCTGTCCATACCTGACCCCCTCATTGAAGAAAAGCCCCGCTATAG GCTGACAATCCAGTGCCGCTACCCTGTGAATGACACCAGCACCATCACCATCTCCCAACCTTTCTACAGTGCCTTCACACCCCCGACACATGAAATAAAGGAGGACTTCAGAG gTCAAAGAAAACCAGAGGATACCTAA
- the si:dkey-19b23.7 gene encoding uncharacterized protein si:dkey-19b23.7 isoform X1 has product MTSSYKWEKEQKRRLQNFLSDLAMLGSLQGFRYFQPWLRGREELLLTIVNEDMGWHSPGFPVSMASSFSSSTAGSSSSSAASSPLSGVQPMQGPPQQASSCNEAHLLPASPSEREIAVPEINCTLFLLAGYAKYGRPYAWIRSNHERLVNIGGTDSMVRDTPMKLKSITDWGSQGTRVWDVVSELVCLCTIPPPANPFSLDMRYLQTLPLSEQFLVSGALINFLEMLVVQCNQEEPFYWKVVEEVDSLRRLHVQALWEVQRLRSEALSVEQGPSEEQ; this is encoded by the exons ATGACCTCCAGTTAT aaGTGGGAGAAGGAGCAGAAGAGGAGACTCCAGAATTTTCTTTCTGACCTGGCTATGCTGGGCTCCCTGCAG GGTTTTCGCTATTTCCAGCCttggctgagagggagagaggagctgtTGCTGACCATCGTGAACGAGGACATG ggatGGCACtcccctgggttcccagtttcAATGGCATCCTCCTTCAGCAGTTCCACTgccggcagcagcagcagcagtgcagccagctctcctctctctggagTCCAGCCCATGCAGGGACCACCACAGCAGGCCAGCAG TTGCAATGAAGCCCATCTACTCCCAGCATCCCCCAGTGAGCGGGAGATAGCTGTACCT GAAATAAACTGCACTCTTTTCCTATTGGCTGGCTATGCAAAGTATGGCAGACCCTATGCCTGGATTCGGTCTAATCATGAGCGCCTGGTGAACATTGGAGGGACAGACTCGATGGTTAGAGACACACCCATGAAGCTCAAGTCAATCACAGACTGGGGCTCACAAG GGACAAGGGTGTGGGATGTAGTGAGTGAACTAGTCTGTCTTTGTACCATTCCTCCTCCTGCCAACCCCTTCTCCCTGGACATGCGCTACCTTCAAACTCTTCCCCTCTCGGAGCAATTCCTGGTCTCAGGGGCGCTCATAAACTTTTTGGAGATGCTTGTTGTCCAGTGCAACCAGGAGGAACCATTCTACTGGAAAG TTGTGGAGGAGGTGGACTCCCTGAGACGTCTCCATGTACAGGCCCTCTGGGAGGTGCAGCGCCTAAGAAGTGAAGCTCTGAGTGTGGAGCAGGGCCCGTCTGAAGAACAGTGA
- the si:dkey-19b23.7 gene encoding uncharacterized protein si:dkey-19b23.7 isoform X2 — MTSSYKWEKEQKRRLQNFLSDLAMLGSLQGFRYFQPWLRGREELLLTIVNEDMGWHSPGFPVSMASSFSSSTAGSSSSSAASSPLSGVQPMQGPPQQASSCNEAHLLPASPSEREIAVPYGRPYAWIRSNHERLVNIGGTDSMVRDTPMKLKSITDWGSQGTRVWDVVSELVCLCTIPPPANPFSLDMRYLQTLPLSEQFLVSGALINFLEMLVVQCNQEEPFYWKVVEEVDSLRRLHVQALWEVQRLRSEALSVEQGPSEEQ, encoded by the exons ATGACCTCCAGTTAT aaGTGGGAGAAGGAGCAGAAGAGGAGACTCCAGAATTTTCTTTCTGACCTGGCTATGCTGGGCTCCCTGCAG GGTTTTCGCTATTTCCAGCCttggctgagagggagagaggagctgtTGCTGACCATCGTGAACGAGGACATG ggatGGCACtcccctgggttcccagtttcAATGGCATCCTCCTTCAGCAGTTCCACTgccggcagcagcagcagcagtgcagccagctctcctctctctggagTCCAGCCCATGCAGGGACCACCACAGCAGGCCAGCAG TTGCAATGAAGCCCATCTACTCCCAGCATCCCCCAGTGAGCGGGAGATAGCTGTACCT TATGGCAGACCCTATGCCTGGATTCGGTCTAATCATGAGCGCCTGGTGAACATTGGAGGGACAGACTCGATGGTTAGAGACACACCCATGAAGCTCAAGTCAATCACAGACTGGGGCTCACAAG GGACAAGGGTGTGGGATGTAGTGAGTGAACTAGTCTGTCTTTGTACCATTCCTCCTCCTGCCAACCCCTTCTCCCTGGACATGCGCTACCTTCAAACTCTTCCCCTCTCGGAGCAATTCCTGGTCTCAGGGGCGCTCATAAACTTTTTGGAGATGCTTGTTGTCCAGTGCAACCAGGAGGAACCATTCTACTGGAAAG TTGTGGAGGAGGTGGACTCCCTGAGACGTCTCCATGTACAGGCCCTCTGGGAGGTGCAGCGCCTAAGAAGTGAAGCTCTGAGTGTGGAGCAGGGCCCGTCTGAAGAACAGTGA
- the si:dkey-19b23.8 gene encoding uncharacterized protein si:dkey-19b23.8: MSLGTFHLMQTLKNSPAVIRRHFRRDRTESLSHGDPLFKVHYLGTAKIFSLDRDQAQDAINRLLDGAPGKLRKEHALVVRPRYVEVKEISTGRQLTKTYLQDIAYCAADTARPNVFLYICKQHSQQLQCRVFWCNRAERAKDMTACLAHSFQRALNDWQDGPSPTQGERPRAKGEELPGANNPTLRSSTLPASLGKVRWRARSSASRSPLRGITRRGSASDSGLWH; encoded by the exons ATGTCTCTGGGCACATTTCACCTGATGCAGACGTTGAAGAACTCTCCCGCCGTGATCCGGCGCCACTTCCGCCGTGACCGCACCGAAAGCCTGTCCCACGGCGATCCACTTTTCAAGGTGCACTACTTGGGCACCGCAAAAATCTTCTCCTTGGACCGGGACCAGGCCCAAGATGCCATCAACCGTCTGCTGGATGGTGCTCCGGGTAAGCTGAGAAAGGAGCACGCCCTGGTGGTGCGTCCACGCTACGTGGAGGTGAAGGAGATCAGCACGGGCCGGCAACTGACCAAGACGTACCTGCAGGACATCGCGTACTGCGCGGCGGACACGGCCCGCCCCAACGTCTTCCTGTACATCTGCAAGCAGCACAGCCAGCAGCTGCAGTGCCGGGTGTTCTGGTGCAACCGGGCTGAGCGTGCCAAGGACATGACCGCCTGCCTGGCTCACTCCTTCCAGCGGGCGCTCAATGACTGGCAGGATGGACCCTCGCCCACTCAAGGAGAGAGACCGCGGGCCAAGGGCGAAGAGCTACCAGGTGCTAACAACCCCACGTTGAGGAGCTCCACGCTGCCGGCCAGTCTTGGGAAAG TTCGCTGGCGGGCGAGGAGCTCTGCATCCCGCAGTCCCCTTCGAGGAATCACGAGGAGGGGCTCTGCCTCTGACAGTGGGCTCTGGCACTGA